TCCCCATGCAGAACGACTTGGAGTCCAATGTGGAATACTCCAAGAAGCCGTATCGTTGTGATTTTCAAATAGGTTAGGGTCAAAACCGGCCAAATGGAATATTTTAAACAATCCAGTAGTTGTATATCCATTATTTTTGAAGAGTTGAGGAAGTGTAATAGCATTAAGTTTCGCTTCTCTTATATGAGTTTGGTTATTAAAAACACCAATTGTTTGTGGGTAATAGCCTGTTAAAAAAGAAGTTCTAGACGGTCCGCAAATGGCATATTGGCAATAGGCTCTTTCAAACAACATACCTTTACTAGCTAATCGATCAATGTTTGGAGTAATCGCAAATGTATCACCATAGCAACCCAATTGAGGACGCATATCATCAACAGTGATAAAAAGAACATTCAATGAAGAATGTGAGATATTTACTGCTTCCTGTTTTTTTTGGCAGGAATTGCAAATAATTCCTGCCATAACCATTAGATATAAATATTTCATAAAGTACATGAATTTTATTTAATTTCTAATTTGATACTTTTCGTATTCCAAGCATTTACAATAAAATGAGTGCTCTTTTTTTCTACAGGTTCCCTCCAATTAATTTTCCCATTGATAATTTTTTCTTCACCTGCTGCTAACCAAAAGTAATTATCATCTGTGACAAAGGTTCTTTTAGCCCCTTTAATATCAATTGAACACATAAAGGCAGGTATTTTACCTGTGTTTTTAATTTTCATTTCGAAATTAATATAACCTTCAGGTGTCTTATTGCAGGTAACTAGATCAGCTTTTATGCTTGTTTTTGTATTATTAATTATAGGTTTGAGCCAAGGACCATTTTCAAGATTAGGCCACTCCGTTGGTTGAGATTTATATTTGGTCTTAAATTCTTTATCTTCCATTTGTGGAATAGTTCGTGGCCAATACACTGATCTGGAAATTATTTCACCAGATTCATTTTTCAATTCAACGCAAACCGGGAAATATTGATTTTTTAATTCGGATGGTATAGTAAAATCATCGAATGATTGACTACTTACAGATGGACCTTTAGTAATTTCTATTTTCTTTTCCTTTTGCCAAAGTAGATCAAACTTTTCATTATAGATCTTAACTTCAACTTGGGCAAGTTGAGCTTTATTTTCAGCATTCATCACATTTATTTTTACTGGAAAAACATCGCTAGCTTCCCAAAGTAACCATTCAATATCCAGTGCTACATGTATAGGTTCGTATGTTCTCTTTAAGAAGTAATATGGGGCTGAAGGTTGCCCATTTCCATCTACTAAATGTATTGCTGCTACAATTGGCCACGGTCTTTTAAAAACCCATGGCATTAATCCAGCAGTTACTGGATAATTAGACTGTATTTTTTCAGACATAATTTGATAAAATTCTCCAGATCCAATTTGAGATGCTTCTGCGATAGATTCAATTGTCGGATTTTTCATATCATCGATATGAGAAGCTCTACTTAACATCCTAGGCACTCTACCTGGACTAAACTCAACAAAATGTTGAATAAATTCAGGATGGGTACTAGCAAACTCATCAGAGTACATATTACCTAGGTTTTGAAATTCAGCTGGGTTGACAATTTCGTATAAACCTTTAGCTTCTGGAATACTGTGCATACCTGTTTCTGCTACATAAGCTACCCATTTGTATCTTTCTTTATACCAAACAGGATCCATATCAGGATACGTATGGATGCTTCCTCCATCTGGACTAGTGCGAGTAAATAGGCGAGTTGGATCAAATGTTTCTAGATTACGTTCAAGAATGCCAATTGAAGCGGTATTGCCAAAGCCATAGGCGTTAAACTCATTACCTCCATTGTAAAGGGCAAGTGATGTTCTGTTTCTCAATCGGAAAATAGTTTGAGCAACCTGAGCTTCCCATACTTTCATTGGCCATTCGGCTGTACTAAAGTTGGCAATAGGGAAATCCTGCCAAACCATTATGCCCAGTGAATCACACACATCATAAAATTCTTCTGTTTCTGATAGACCTGCACCCCATATCCTAACCATTTGAATTCCAGCTTCTTTTGCTAATCCAAGAATCCATTCATACTTTTCTCTAGGTAAATCAAGAAGCAAATCTGCTGGCATCCAGTTTACTCCTTTTACAAATAGTTTTTTCCCATTTACTACAAATTGCCAGGGATTCCAAACATCACCAAATTGTGGACCTTTTGTATATTCATTTTCTATTGTTCTGATACCAAATGGGATTTCTATTTTATCAATTACTTTACCTTCACTTTTTAAACTAATAGTTACATCATACATTTCTTGATCACCCATTCCGTTTGGCCACCATAATTTTGGGTTTTGAATAGTAAAATGTTCATCAATCCAGTTTCTAGCTTCAAATAAATCTAATTCAAAAGATTCATGATGTACGTTGTTGCCTTTTAATTCAAAGTCTAGATCGAGTACCAACTTCCCATCATAGTGGTTGTATTCAGATTTATCATAAAAAAAAGTACCGCCTAAATGAGCAGATTTCTCCCATGGATGCATCTCATATTCAAGTGCATGGGTATTTACAAAAATTTCAGATTTAATTCTAAGTTCAGCGGTTGAGCCAGATAATGATTCTGTATAAAGAAATGGCCTTTCTAAATGTATTTTTGGTACAGTTTCTACTCTTGCACCCTGCCACATACCGACGGTAAACCATGGTTCAGCACCTGAGCCTCCAGAAAACACCCAAGGTTTTATATGCTTACCAGGTTCTCTAGATTTATAGCTTTCTTGCTCAAGATAATTGGCGGATTTTACTTCTACTACCAATTCATTAGCTATACCTTTTTTAACATATTTACTTATCTCAATTGTAGGCCCGCCAAACATTCCTTCGTGCTCACCCAGATATTCTCCGTTTAGCCATATTTTAGCGAAATAATCAATCCCTTTAAAATGTAAAAAATGATAGTTATTATCAATCTCATCATTTAATGTAAAGGTGTTTTTATAATACCATATAGATTTTTCAACCCATTCATATTTTTCTGCATTATTACCTGCATATGGATATGGCAATGTACCTGCCCAATGTAAAGCCCAGTGTACAGAGGATGGTCTTTTTACATTTATCCATTCGTTGTTACTGAGTGTACTTAAGTTATCAATCGGTTTATCTGTATGTGTAAGTTGCCAATTGTCAGAAATTTCAAGATGATTGTCACCCGATCTTGGTGTAATAAAGTAAGGTTGCCAGAGCGTTTTTTGAGCATATGCATTTAATGCTACAATTAGTAAAAAACAATTTAAAATATATTTATGCATGTTGGTATTTTATTAAAAGTAATCTAGTTAAGTGTAAGAGTTCTAGAGACTAAAAACTCATTATATTTTGATCGTGATTTTATCAAGACCGTTTTTGGTTAGATTAATTTTCTTTTCAATGGTTTTTCCTTTGTATTGAATTTTTACTGTATACTCTCCGAAAAAGCCATTAAATTTTAGCTGAGAATCAACAAGGTTTTGATTTACTATTTTGGTATGCCAGTCTTCATTAATTAATCTGTTTAATACATCAAAGGAAGGTTTGGCAGACAAATCACCTCTGAGCACACCACCTAAAAATTTATCTTCATTTTTAGTAGCCGTTCCGTCAGCTACATTCCACCAGGTTATAGCTTCTACATTTTTATGGCTAAACCAAATTTTGTATAAATTCTCTGTAATGAGTGCTTGTATTTTTTCTCCCTCTGCATTATTTGGAATTGTAGGTACTGTTATTTCAGTTACATGGATTGGCAATTGAAATTCGCCATAAGTATCGAGTATATCTAGGATTTGTTTAGGTTGCATTAACTTGCCATCCATCATGGCCTTTATATCTCTTTCTCCGCCAAAAAAATGACATTGAAATCCTATAGCATCTATTTTAGCGCCTTTCATTAAGAGGTTATCTATTATCGTATAAAAGTTACTGTACTCACCTGCATTTTTATACCATACATTGGTAACTTCATTCAAAATCAAAGTATTCTCTCTAGGGTAAACAGCTTCTGCCTGTTTAAAAGCTTTTAATGCGAAATCTTTTGGCATCACAACTTCCATATGCCCAGCTCTTTGATCTAATTCATTTACTACATCCCAATATTTAATAGATTCCCCATATCTTTCTCCTAATTGGCTAATCCTTTTATTGATGAGTTCTTCACGTTTTTCTGCGTTTTCTGGTAGCCATTCTGGTATTGACCAAGTAGGATTATCCCATACTAATGTATGTCCTTTAGGAGTAATATTATTTTCTTTACAATATGCTAAAATTGGATCGGGTGGAGGACGACGATAAATTTTTTCACTGTTAGCTTCATACCTTAATACACCCGGTTCTGGTTCTAAAGCTTTCCAGTAAAAGGGCAAAGATGCAAAATTGAAAATTTGCTTAAATACATCTTCATATCTTTGATTTTGCTTTTGATCAGGAAACCCTTGGTACATAAATATATTTGAACCAAACAAAAACTCATGATTAGTTAGCTCAAGGTTTATAGAAGCATCGCTTATGGGTTGATTATCTTGATCGACGATATTTAATGTGAACCAACCTTTTCTGTTTGTTTCTATACCGCTGTTTATTCTTTGTTGTATTTCAGGGTCACTCCATAACTTTTCATAAGTTTCACTTTGGCTATATGTTTTTAGATTAAAGTAGCCCAGTAAAAAGAAAAGTATTGTTATAAGTTTGTACATCTTTGTTTTCATTTTCAATTTATGTATAGGATGGTTTATTCAACCATCCTATATAATTCATTTAGTAGCCTGGATTCTGGTCGCTAGCACTCAATGCTTTGTTATAATTCATTTCGGAGTTAGGCAATGGCCAAAGCAGCATTTTTTCATTCATATCAATCCCTTTTATTTCACTTATAATTTCTTCTGCTTTGTTTATTCTCTTCATATCCATCCAGCGTTTACCTTCGTAAATGGTTTCATACATTTTTTCTTTTAGTACCATATCTCTAAACTCTTCAGCAGACATACCTGTGGAAGTTAAATCCACCGGAGATGCAGTTAATGCATCATAACCATAAGCTCTTCTATGAATCATGTTGAGTGCCTCCAATGCTTCAGCATTTGGACCACCATTAGACATGGCGGTTGCTTCAGCATATATCAATAAGACATCAGAATATTTATATAGCGGATAATCGTTAGAAGCACCAGCGTTTGTAGGTGCAGAAGGATCTATAAATTTTTTGAATAAGTAGGTATCACCCAATCCAAAATCATAATAGTAGAGATTGTATTCTTTTCTTAAATCTGTCTCATCCCAATTTTCAATTACAGGGTTATCTGCAAAAGTATAATGAGCATAATAACCACCGGCACCGTGGTATCCACTTCCTGGATGATGCGCAAACATTACAAAAAAGAAACCATCTACGCTGTTGTATTTAAAGTAAAATACTTCTTCGGTTGAGTTGATAATAGAAGGTCCGTAAATATTTAAAAAATCATCTGCTTCGCTTACTGGAACTAATGAATAAGCTCCCGATTGCATTACTTCTAATGCTTTACTACTTGATAGAGCGTACTCTTCTAAATTCAAATATACATCTGCTAAAATCGATTTTGCAGCCCATTTACTAGGTTTACCTGCTATTGAAACACTCTCTGGCAAATTGTTTTCTGCATAAGATAGATCCTCTACTATTAATTCGTAAATCTCAGAAGCTGAACTTTTAGGAATATCCGCTTCAGTCATATTTTCGATAGTTCTTAGCGGAATAGCATCCCAATTTCTAACCATAATAAAATAGGTAAGTGCTCTTAAAAAACGAGCTTCGCCAATGTATGCAGCTTTTTCATCATCTGTTAGCTCTGTGCCATTTGGGACATTGGCAATTACAATATTGGCATTTCGTATGGCTTGATAATACAAGTCCCACATTTGACCAACCCTTGTAATATTGGTGCTATTTAAACCTGTATATTCACTTACAACTGCGTAACTTCCTCTGCCGTAACAGTAATCTGCCATAGCTTCTTGTTGTGCTGGAAATAATGCGCCCATGTTATTACTGCTTCTCAATGGACTATATATTGCATTTATTGCAGATTCTACTTCTTCAGCAGTATTGTAAAAAGTTTCTACAGCTAAAGATTTTGGTTCTTCAACTAAAGAGTCTTCGCAAGAAAATATAAGTAGAGAAGATATAAGAAATATAAATAATTTTTTCATGTCATTAAATTTTGAAGTGTTGCTAATTAGAATCCCAGTTTTATACCAGCAGTAATTGTTTTTGCGGTAGGGTAGCTGTAGTGGTCAATTCCAATTCTAATAGAGTTTGAACTTCCGTAAGAGCTAATTTCAGGATCGTACCAAGAATATTTAGTAAAGGTTAGTAGGTTTTGGCCACTTAAATAAACTTGTAATCTTCTCATCCAGTCAGCTCCCAGTTTATCAACAGGTACATTATAAGCCAATTGAATATTTCTTAAACGCATGTAAGAACCATCTTCAACTGATCTGTCTGATACATTCACCGACATATTTTGAGTGAGTCTTGGATATTTAGCATCGGTATTATCAGGCGTCCAATGGTCTTCATAAACTTCTCTTGGCATGTTTAAACCAAATCCATAATCGAGTGTCTGGTTAATTGAACTAAGGTTGAATATATCATTACCCTGTGAGCCCTGAAAAAATATGTTTAGCTCAAAGTTTTTATAAGTCATGGTAGAGTTTAAACCATAGATAAAATCAGGGTTCGGGTCACCTATAATTCTTTTATCATCATTAGTTAAAGTTCCATCATCATTAAAATCTGTATATACTATTGTACCATTTTCATCATATCCTTCTTCGACATAACCATAAAAAACGGCAAATGGCTCTCCTTCTCTTAATAGGTTAATATTGTCGTTCACAACAGTAATATTAATACTACTTCCTAAAATATCTTGGCCATCATAAAGCTTTACAACTTTACTTTTGTTAAACGACATGTTAGCACTCAATTCCCAAGTAAATTCACCTGTTAGAATTTTGCTGTCAACAGTAAACTCAAAACCCTTGTTTTGTATTTGTCCTACGTTTTGGATAGTGCTAGTATAGCCTAGTGAAGCGGGAAGTTGTACAGTGTTCAGTAGATCTCTGGTATTTTTTATATAGTAATCAGCGGTAATAAAAATTCTGTTATCTAATATTCCTAAATCGATTCCAAAATTGCTTTGCTCAGTAGTTTCCCATTTAAGGTCTCCTGGAAGTGTGGTACCTGGTGCATAAGTGGTATATAATTCATCTCCAAATACAGTTTTGCCAGATGCCAATTGGTTGAGTGTTTGATATGGAGATATTGCTGTACTACCAGTTTCTCCATAGCCTAATCTCAGTTTTAAATCGCTTATTAAGTTAACACTTGCCATAAATGGCTCATCTTTAATTCTCCAAGCAAAAGCACCAGAAGGAAAATAGCCCCATTTATTGTCTTCACTAAATCTAGAGGAACCATCAGCTCTAAAACTTACAGTAAATAAATACTTATCATTTAAAGTATAATTCAATCTACCTAAGTAAGATAGTAAAGACCATTTAGAATAAGATGAACTTGGAACACCTAATGTACCAGCTGCACCAATATCGTAAGTTTCAGTGGCATCACTAATAAAATCACTACCAGAAGCTCCAAGACTTGTAGCAACATAGTCTTGATAAGTTAAACCACCAGTAACAGAGAAACTATGGTTGTTCCATGCTTTCGTATAGTTTACAATGTTTTCGTTTAGAAAACTGGTTACTTGAGAAGTACTAATTGATGCAGAACCTTGAGAATTAATGAATTTTTTAGAAGTATAAGTGTCATTACGTCCATCATTATTTTCAATACCTCCAGATATTTTTACAGATAAACCATCGATAGGTTTATAAATGACTGCTGCATTGGCCAAAATGGTATTGTAGCGTTGCTCATTTGTTTGATATAAAGTATAATTAAGCGGGTTAACAATTACATTTGACATAAATGGATAAGATGTACTCAAAACTGTGAGAGTACCATCTTCTTCGTATGGAGAAAGTATAGGGGCAGCCGAAACCATGCCTCCAATTAGAGACTGACCACGATTACCACCACTAGAATTTTGACGATTAGATAATGACCTAGTTAAAGTAGCATTATATTCAAGTTGTACTTTTTTGCTTATATCATGATTAATATTTGCTCTCACAGATTGTCTCATATAATCGCTATTGGTAATAATACCGTCTTGATCAAATAGACTACCTGAAACAGAAAATTGTGTTTTCTCATTACCACCAGAAACATTTATAGTCTGGTTTAGCATCGGAGCTGTACGTAATACTACATCTTGCCAATCTGTTGTTTCAAAGCCTGCTATATCTGCATCTGTGAACCAAGGTGTAATACCGTCGTTAGTAGCTTGTTCATTATAAAACGCGGCATATTCTTGCGCATTCATTAAGTCAAGTTTATTTCTTACACTTTGCCAACTATAACTTCCCTCATAATCAACCATAGTTTTACCTGCCTTTCCTTTTTTTGTAGTAATAATAACCACTCCATTAGCACCTCTAGAACCGTAAATTGCTGTAGCTGATGCATCTTTCAATATCTCCATCGATTCTATATCGGAGTTATTTAAAAAATTTGGAGCGCCAGAAAAAGGAAATCCATCAATTACATATAATGGCTCATTACTACCTTGAATAGAGTTTGTGCCTCTAATTCTAACACTTATATTTGATCCAGGTTGACCAGTATTTTGTGTAATTTGAACACCAGCAGCTCTACCATAAAGTGCCTGAACAGGACTTGTAGTAGGGAAAGCACTTATTTCTTCTTGTTTTACAGAAGATACAGAACCAGTTAAATCACTCTTTTTAACAGTTCCATAACCGACTACTACAACTTCTTCGAGTTGTTCTAGATCTGCATTTAATACAATATCTAAATTAGTTCTATTATTAAGAGGTACCTCTTGAGTTACATAACCAATATAGCTAAATTGTAATGTAGATTCAGGTGCTGCTGCAATAGAAAACTTACCATTAACATCGGTGGTGGTACCTGATGTAGTACCAACTATTAGAATACTTACACCAGGTAAAGGTTCTCCATCATCAGCAGTTACAACTCCTGTAATTTGTTGTTGACCGTATACCCAAATGGAAGTACACAGCAATAGTAACAAAGGGGGGAAGATCATTTGCAAAGGTATTTTCATTTTCATATACTTTATATTATTGAATAATAATATTTTAATTTGTTATTATTGACAATAATATTTATAATTGTGCAGGATGTCAAATAAACGAGCCTTTATTTTTAGATAGTCCAACTACACAGTAAAAATGAGATGAAATTTCTAAATAAAATTATATATTAAGGAATGAATACAATTACATTCAATAATAAAAACATTAAAGCATATAAATGGGAGCTAATTGTGCTGCTTTGGTTTGCTTTTTTCTTCAATCAGGCCGATAGACAAATATTTAATGTAGTAATTCCTTCCATCAAATCAGACTTGGGTTTAGATGATGCACAAATCGGGCTTGTAGCATCTATACTTGTTCTTACATATGGTATTTTGGTTCCCATTACAGGTTATATTGGTGACAGATATGATAAAAAGAAAATAATATTTTTCAGCTTGTTATTCTGGAGTACTGCTACATTATTTACTGGTTCTAGCACTCTACTAATACACTTAGTATTGTTAAGAGGCTTAGCTACAGGTGGTGGCGAAGCATTTTATGCACCTGCTGCCAATGCTCTAATCAGTGAGTATCACAATAAAACTAGAGCCACAGCTATGTCAATACATCAAACAGCGGTGTATACAGGTATTATTCTAAGTGGATTAATTACCGGATATATCGCTGAAACTTTTGGGTGGCGCTATGCATTTTTCACATTCGGTGGTGGTGGAATCATACTAGCTATTATAATATATTTTAGAATGAAGCCTTCTAAACCTCAAGTTAGTACAAATGATGAGGAAAAGGTGAGCATTCAAAAAGCACTCCCTGTCTTTTTCAAGAAACCTACAGCCATCTTATTAGCCTTTGCCTTTGCAGGAATGGTTTTTACTAACGTGGGCTATTTAACTTGGATGCCTACTTATTTATATGAAGAATTTGGTCAATCTTTAACAAGTGCTGGTTTTAACTCCATGTTTTATCACCATGTACTTGCCTATGTTGGTCTTATGTTTTTTGCTGCACTGTCAGATAAATTAATGAAAAAGCGAGATACAATTCGCTTAGAAATTCAGGGATTGAGTTTATTACTTGGTGCACCTGCCATCTATTTTATGGGTGTAAGTAAAACAGTAGTTGGTGTTTACATTGGGTTAGCAGTCTTTGGTATTTTTAGAGGAGGTTATGATTCAAACATTTTTGCGGCACTTTATGATGTAATTGAGCCAAAATATCGATCCAGTGCTACTGGCATTATGCTCATGTTTGCTTTTGTAACAGGTGCTAGTGCTCCTTACATTTTAGGATTAATGAAACCTGTATTAGGACTTTCTAATGCTTTAGCATCACTTTCAATTGCTTATGTTTTTGCGGCACTTTGCATTTTTGTTGCTCTAAAGGTTTTTTATGATAAAGATAAAATTATGGAGTGATTATTAAATTTATTCAATAGTATTGAATAAAAAAACATTATTATGATTCAAGCTATACATAGAGCATTTGATGTACTGGAATTTATCGCTGCACAGGAACAGGAGTGGGTGCAGTTAAAAGATATTGCCAACCATCTTAACTTAAACCATAGTACTTGTGCAAATCTCGTGAAAACAATGGTAGTTAGAGGGTATATCGAAAAAGCTGAAAACCAACGTGGCTATAAAATTGGTCCAATATTAAAGTCTTTTAGTGGAGATAGTATGGAGCAAAAGATGCAACGAATTGTAA
The genomic region above belongs to Chondrinema litorale and contains:
- a CDS encoding endo-1,4-beta-xylanase → MYKLITILFFLLGYFNLKTYSQSETYEKLWSDPEIQQRINSGIETNRKGWFTLNIVDQDNQPISDASINLELTNHEFLFGSNIFMYQGFPDQKQNQRYEDVFKQIFNFASLPFYWKALEPEPGVLRYEANSEKIYRRPPPDPILAYCKENNITPKGHTLVWDNPTWSIPEWLPENAEKREELINKRISQLGERYGESIKYWDVVNELDQRAGHMEVVMPKDFALKAFKQAEAVYPRENTLILNEVTNVWYKNAGEYSNFYTIIDNLLMKGAKIDAIGFQCHFFGGERDIKAMMDGKLMQPKQILDILDTYGEFQLPIHVTEITVPTIPNNAEGEKIQALITENLYKIWFSHKNVEAITWWNVADGTATKNEDKFLGGVLRGDLSAKPSFDVLNRLINEDWHTKIVNQNLVDSQLKFNGFFGEYTVKIQYKGKTIEKKINLTKNGLDKITIKI
- a CDS encoding RagB/SusD family nutrient uptake outer membrane protein, whose protein sequence is MKKLFIFLISSLLIFSCEDSLVEEPKSLAVETFYNTAEEVESAINAIYSPLRSSNNMGALFPAQQEAMADYCYGRGSYAVVSEYTGLNSTNITRVGQMWDLYYQAIRNANIVIANVPNGTELTDDEKAAYIGEARFLRALTYFIMVRNWDAIPLRTIENMTEADIPKSSASEIYELIVEDLSYAENNLPESVSIAGKPSKWAAKSILADVYLNLEEYALSSSKALEVMQSGAYSLVPVSEADDFLNIYGPSIINSTEEVFYFKYNSVDGFFFVMFAHHPGSGYHGAGGYYAHYTFADNPVIENWDETDLRKEYNLYYYDFGLGDTYLFKKFIDPSAPTNAGASNDYPLYKYSDVLLIYAEATAMSNGGPNAEALEALNMIHRRAYGYDALTASPVDLTSTGMSAEEFRDMVLKEKMYETIYEGKRWMDMKRINKAEEIISEIKGIDMNEKMLLWPLPNSEMNYNKALSASDQNPGY
- a CDS encoding MFS transporter gives rise to the protein MNTITFNNKNIKAYKWELIVLLWFAFFFNQADRQIFNVVIPSIKSDLGLDDAQIGLVASILVLTYGILVPITGYIGDRYDKKKIIFFSLLFWSTATLFTGSSTLLIHLVLLRGLATGGGEAFYAPAANALISEYHNKTRATAMSIHQTAVYTGIILSGLITGYIAETFGWRYAFFTFGGGGIILAIIIYFRMKPSKPQVSTNDEEKVSIQKALPVFFKKPTAILLAFAFAGMVFTNVGYLTWMPTYLYEEFGQSLTSAGFNSMFYHHVLAYVGLMFFAALSDKLMKKRDTIRLEIQGLSLLLGAPAIYFMGVSKTVVGVYIGLAVFGIFRGGYDSNIFAALYDVIEPKYRSSATGIMLMFAFVTGASAPYILGLMKPVLGLSNALASLSIAYVFAALCIFVALKVFYDKDKIME
- a CDS encoding SusC/RagA family TonB-linked outer membrane protein, whose protein sequence is MKMKIPLQMIFPPLLLLLCTSIWVYGQQQITGVVTADDGEPLPGVSILIVGTTSGTTTDVNGKFSIAAAPESTLQFSYIGYVTQEVPLNNRTNLDIVLNADLEQLEEVVVVGYGTVKKSDLTGSVSSVKQEEISAFPTTSPVQALYGRAAGVQITQNTGQPGSNISVRIRGTNSIQGSNEPLYVIDGFPFSGAPNFLNNSDIESMEILKDASATAIYGSRGANGVVIITTKKGKAGKTMVDYEGSYSWQSVRNKLDLMNAQEYAAFYNEQATNDGITPWFTDADIAGFETTDWQDVVLRTAPMLNQTINVSGGNEKTQFSVSGSLFDQDGIITNSDYMRQSVRANINHDISKKVQLEYNATLTRSLSNRQNSSGGNRGQSLIGGMVSAAPILSPYEEDGTLTVLSTSYPFMSNVIVNPLNYTLYQTNEQRYNTILANAAVIYKPIDGLSVKISGGIENNDGRNDTYTSKKFINSQGSASISTSQVTSFLNENIVNYTKAWNNHSFSVTGGLTYQDYVATSLGASGSDFISDATETYDIGAAGTLGVPSSSYSKWSLLSYLGRLNYTLNDKYLFTVSFRADGSSRFSEDNKWGYFPSGAFAWRIKDEPFMASVNLISDLKLRLGYGETGSTAISPYQTLNQLASGKTVFGDELYTTYAPGTTLPGDLKWETTEQSNFGIDLGILDNRIFITADYYIKNTRDLLNTVQLPASLGYTSTIQNVGQIQNKGFEFTVDSKILTGEFTWELSANMSFNKSKVVKLYDGQDILGSSINITVVNDNINLLREGEPFAVFYGYVEEGYDENGTIVYTDFNDDGTLTNDDKRIIGDPNPDFIYGLNSTMTYKNFELNIFFQGSQGNDIFNLSSINQTLDYGFGLNMPREVYEDHWTPDNTDAKYPRLTQNMSVNVSDRSVEDGSYMRLRNIQLAYNVPVDKLGADWMRRLQVYLSGQNLLTFTKYSWYDPEISSYGSSNSIRIGIDHYSYPTAKTITAGIKLGF
- a CDS encoding glycoside hydrolase family 2 protein, encoding MHKYILNCFLLIVALNAYAQKTLWQPYFITPRSGDNHLEISDNWQLTHTDKPIDNLSTLSNNEWINVKRPSSVHWALHWAGTLPYPYAGNNAEKYEWVEKSIWYYKNTFTLNDEIDNNYHFLHFKGIDYFAKIWLNGEYLGEHEGMFGGPTIEISKYVKKGIANELVVEVKSANYLEQESYKSREPGKHIKPWVFSGGSGAEPWFTVGMWQGARVETVPKIHLERPFLYTESLSGSTAELRIKSEIFVNTHALEYEMHPWEKSAHLGGTFFYDKSEYNHYDGKLVLDLDFELKGNNVHHESFELDLFEARNWIDEHFTIQNPKLWWPNGMGDQEMYDVTISLKSEGKVIDKIEIPFGIRTIENEYTKGPQFGDVWNPWQFVVNGKKLFVKGVNWMPADLLLDLPREKYEWILGLAKEAGIQMVRIWGAGLSETEEFYDVCDSLGIMVWQDFPIANFSTAEWPMKVWEAQVAQTIFRLRNRTSLALYNGGNEFNAYGFGNTASIGILERNLETFDPTRLFTRTSPDGGSIHTYPDMDPVWYKERYKWVAYVAETGMHSIPEAKGLYEIVNPAEFQNLGNMYSDEFASTHPEFIQHFVEFSPGRVPRMLSRASHIDDMKNPTIESIAEASQIGSGEFYQIMSEKIQSNYPVTAGLMPWVFKRPWPIVAAIHLVDGNGQPSAPYYFLKRTYEPIHVALDIEWLLWEASDVFPVKINVMNAENKAQLAQVEVKIYNEKFDLLWQKEKKIEITKGPSVSSQSFDDFTIPSELKNQYFPVCVELKNESGEIISRSVYWPRTIPQMEDKEFKTKYKSQPTEWPNLENGPWLKPIINNTKTSIKADLVTCNKTPEGYINFEMKIKNTGKIPAFMCSIDIKGAKRTFVTDDNYFWLAAGEEKIINGKINWREPVEKKSTHFIVNAWNTKSIKLEIK